ctaaagatgagggggagttgggagaattcgagacagttatgcaagtcaagggtttgcataactgtcgagaattctccaaACTCCCTGAGTGTTTAGATAAGGCTatgaaaacacggaaaaagtcctgtattgcttttataaCATTTCTCAAAAACAATTCAACAATTGAAGGAAAGtgttgtttttttacttcttgattgaaacagattttcttgatacacgtcaagccaatcaaaacgtgcatctgacaacacaaagcaaatcaaaatttgtgtcatGTCACACCTGTTTTTACATACTTTCATCTAAACACACATATGTAACCATTGAAAAGTATACAAAATACTAGTATTTAACGTATGACCTTCACCTAACTAtgactataaaaataaaaataattattaatattttaaaaaatacaaccacacttttgaatttacaAGTTATAAAAATTGCAATCAGCCTCGTACACTGTAAATAACAAACACTAACCCCTTAACTAATCCTGATCATAGGTTTACATGTAATCTGGGAGCAGGGTCAGTGCAGTGTTGAATGGTACTCGTCACTCACCAATGTGACCCAGATTCTATTCCAGGACTTAACATTTCCTGTGGATTGAGTTGGTGGTTCTCTCTCCTCTGAGAGCTTTTTcgctgggtactctggttttcccctctcaccAGAAACTTCATGTTGtgtatttcatttgtttttatttttttgaggaactagtttttattttttttgatgaACTAGATTTTGATAATTATTGTGTTTTTGCCACAGAGAATCCTAGCAGAATGCTTGAcctcaaaggaaaggaaaggaagtttatttaagtgtctagtcctcTAGCGCTGAAGTGCTAATGACTGtcacactgtaaactgaaatcaacaaactagTGCAAATTGAATCAATTgtgggtttttgaggagaggggaaaaccagagtacccagagaaaaacctcttagtGCAGAGTAGAtaaccaacaaagtcaacccacataattatgacaccaagtccgggaatcgaacccgggccacattggtgagaggtgagtgctctcaccactgcgccatccctgcacccgtCGCTAAGTTAATAACCTAGATAGCTTTGAACCAGTGTTCTTTTATAGCATCTATTGCCTTTTGTACTGTGTTGAATGCATTGGGTTTTTTTCAGTTTGCTGTTTTGTTGGCAATCATTTTCATCCTGGAAATTGCTGCTGGAGCATATGCCTATGCCAATAGAGACAAAGTGAGTTCAGCATTTCAATTCATTGAAGCTTTTATGTTCTTGCAACCTTGGTTTTCTTGAAACAGCCTCATTACCCTATTGACTGTCTGGCTACTGCTCCTGTTTTCTGTTCACATTTTGTGAGTCCAAGGTACCTTAGGTTTTCTTGGCTCTTCTCattaacccaatgactcctaAACCAGCCCCCCCTAGtaaggagtcaatggattaaaggGGACATAAGTTTTGAATGGATGTAGagatttttaacccattgattcctgaacctcccccccccccccccccgttgCCCATTGATAAGTGAAATAGTCTGACATTGGACAGATTAAAATTGATTAGAGTGAGTTTcagtcgagtgtcgtaaaaccaaaaccaaagtaattacttcggccaatcaaaaaggatagagacaatccagtaaaccaatcaaaactggaagtaattacacgtagttgGCACacagcacgggaaaatgtgcatacaattggttttggtttcacttttgactgattgaaaaagtggcacaagaactttgaaccaatccctgagtgaagtaatgcaaaaccaaagcaattcgctaattacttttgacactcaattgaaaaccgctctaaggaGTCCGTGggttaaattattattgtgagGCGAAAGGGGTGTGTTGCTCAACATTGAACTAATTTCCACCACTCTACAGTGAATTTAAGGGCGCGttcaattgaccctattccgaaTTAAGAATACCAGTACGTGGAGTGATggttaaaacggtatgtttggcacgttttgaagcagcaaggataataaaaatatgtttaaaatatcattttagcagatgtttgaaacctccgtaaaagcgaaggatttctaacttatattccatgtattcctattccggaatacagtcaatcaaACACGCCCTAAATATCTCCACCATGCTATGGACAATAGTGTACTTAAATGGTGAAAGTGAGCCGGGATTTGCATCTTGTCTCCAACGATCTTTTTTGTTACACATATGTACAATTGTACATTGTTGCCAGTGCCTCTTGTTTGTTACCAatttaataatgtaaataaaaaatttTATTGCTTCTGATTTGCAAAAAAGAACTACAGTTTTCTGATAACATGGTGCAGAAAAGAGGAACTTCAGTGTAAAAAGACAGCACACCAGGCATTTTAAGTGGTCAGGGATCGAAGAAagccacagatagccaatcaagtGCCAACCCTACATATGGCACAATTTTGGTGTGATTTCATGATGTGCATGCATCGCCTCTGCTTATTATGGCAGGGGTTCTCTATGTTTTCTAGTGTCAGTTATTAATTTGTAATCACGCGACTTTTCCCATGCAATTTCGAATAAACAAgtacttgaattttttttcaaagactacaaactGCAACCACCCAGTGGGcctgtgtaatttttgttttactcATGCTCATTTTCTccaaatcatgtgattaccaatGCTAATAACAATAGTGCTCTGGTTTGGCTTGTTCAGGCCTCTCATTTCCCTCTATCTTTTAAATAAGCTAAAAAAAGTTGCTGAAGATGCACTGGAAGAATCCTTGCACAAGTTTTCGGAAGAGAAGTACCGCAACATAATTGAGGAAGTACAAAAGGAGGTGTGTTGACCTTTTAAAATTGTAAGAGTGATAAGGTTTGCCCCTCATTATTAATCATCTTCATTGCTTGGCAGGGTGATCTGCATCCAccatatttgttattattaactTTGACCTATCTTCAATACAAGTTCATTGTGATTAACAACTGGGTTTCTAAGTGGAGGTTGAGTGCCTGAGACACCCTAGAGCTTCCACTGTTGGTAGCCATCTCGAAGATGGAAACTGCAGCAAAACCTGACaaaccagccatgagcccccacggcCTTGCAAAGACAGGCACTCGTCACACTTATAATCAGTGTAAAGGagaggggggggagggagggggaaaaAATGCTAAATGCTCCACACAAAATTCTCCTTCTTCCCGCGACACTGAGTAATTACTTTGGGcgatcaaaaaggacagagacaatccagtaaaccactCAAAACTCCAAGTACCCGGTAATTACacgaagccgacacaaagcgctgAAAAATGTGCACCCGtaagccacaattggttttggtttcacttctgattggtttacaaaaTGGCACAAGATCTTTttaccaatcactgagtgaattaACGCAgaaccaatgcaattcgctaattactatCAACACTGAATTGAGTGTACACCGCTCTGATATATGTTGCTGTAAAAGGTTTGAATCCATGGAATAACTGAGGGACCAAAATTGCAGGGAAGATAATTAAAAGTAAGAAACAAGACATCTCTATTCAtggaaataaaagctttcttaacATCATATGGTTAACAATCTTTCTTACACCTTTCCTTCTACTCCAAAATGTTGTGTTTGTCTTACCACATCAGAAATGGTCCTCCCTCATTCATGCCAAAGATGTTGTAATCTCTTTGtaatatcattttttttttttggcagtttGATTGTTGTGGGGCCAATGGTTACAAGGACTACAAAACTATGAACATTAGTGGTGAAATAAAATTTCCTCCTTCCTGCTGTAAGAATGCAACTGTGTGTCCTTCAACCTTTGGACAAGCAAAAAACATGACAGACAGTGACTTTGTGACTAAGGTGAGCAAAGAGTAAGGACACGGCATGAGCCAATGAGCCATACAAGTCAATTAAACCAAAACTGATCCTTACTAAGCCCCCATCTTTTTTAGGCTTAAATAATGCTTAGGTTAGACTTAATTAATTTTGCAGATTCACCAGTGGAGCTCCATGAATAGCTACTAGTAATGACGAAAACTAACTCATTTTTGTTTGTGACTAAGGTTAGCAAAGAAATTCTCAAGCCTAATTTGAATATCCAGGCTGACTCCATACATGCCAAACCTTTTGTTTAATTGTCattgttcctttctttcactatACAGGCTCCTTATAAACTGCTGTTCTTTTTGTACTTATAGtttgcaattttcaaataattttgacttgataaaGAATGTTTACATTGTGTTTTATCGCAGCTTTTTATAGTtaaatgttttccaaaatcacttctttcattttatgtttAAAGCTTATGTAagttagaattttttaaaactaagCATTTTAAAGCTAAAGGTCACATACAGGTCAAAAAGGCAGTTTGAGTTTGAACCAGCCAAAATATCGACTCTAGATCAATAACATCTGGGCGGATATCCtcgtatagggataacctctggtatctctccctttcattgtattgaaagttggtattattgttattattattatcattattgttattgttattgttattgttattgttattgttattgttattgttattgttattgttattgttattgttattgttattgttattgttataattGTGTCAGTTTTTTTTCCCTGTGGCACTTCAAAGTTCCCATCAGGCTTCATagagttcttttctttttttccatttgtaGGGCTGtgtggataaatttgaaaaataccTCAAAGACCACATATTTATCATTGGTGGAGTTGGTGTTGGAGTTGCCTTTCTTCAGGTTTGTTGAATTAGTTTTTGTGCAACATGTATCTGATGCCCTCTGCCTACTCCCTTGTTTTCTTAAAGAGTTAAAgagtaaaaacagttttttgaatttgaatttcaacaaataaaAGGCATTAATTTCAATGAGACCTCTGCGCGCTGGTTCTCCTTTTTGTTAAAACTTAAAGCGACACGGTTAAACAACATGCCATGCACGTGAAAACACCGGGTCACATTATGTTTCTAAAGTCTAAGCAGCTAAAATGAAAAGAGTGATGTCTTTGTCAATGTTTCTCAGCTAAGCAAATAGAAGAACGTGTAGACCTGAGAGAGCCAGATGTTTCCAGTTGCTGGAAGCAAGTCCCCATATCATTTCCAGTTAGTCAACTTGTAAATGTAAACGTCCGTTGTTGGTTGTAGGCCTTCCCTAGTACTTGCCATCTTTGCCGGTAATGGGCGAGTCGAGATCTgtgcttttttttaatttgccaagTTCATACAAAATCCTTACAAAACTCCCTTACCCTGTATTTCTAGTATTTAATTTTTCTCATGAACTAGAGTGTAGGCTACCAGTAAAATGTGTTGCTAATGATCCTGTTTGCATTTGTTTTCCCTCAGCTGATCGGCATTCTCTTTGCCTGCTGTCTCATGCGCTCTATCAAAAAAGAATATGAAGTGATGTAATGGCATGCTTGCTGGCCAATCAGCAGTTTTTATCAACAGTGAATAATCATGTTTCGTAACCTTTTGTCTGATAATTTAGTTAATTAATGCTGACTAGCCCACCTGAGTCACAGGATTTCATGTTATTCGTTTCCTTTGCTTAGATTgtttgtagctttcatttgatgTTTGGATGTTAAGATTGAAGAACCCCAAGCTATTAAGAAATAGCAACAGTAGTACTTGACAGCGCCGGTATATTTGCACTCTTTGTCTTGTTGGCAATTCACCATTTTGAGGGGATATTACCAACAAGAAAGGAACCACACTCGTGTTCTTTTGAATAGTCATGCAATCATTGTATCATGGGTTGTGTTACAAAGATTGTGTGACATGTGACAAGAAATTCTTAAGGGTGCCCAACGTATCTGtgttgtttgatttttttttctcaatctaGTGATGTTTCCTCCTACATATTGTAACAGTCCTCTGATATGTTGAGTCTTTTGGAGGACTGAAACATCTTTGTGACTCCATCTGACACAAACTGAATTCAAGTTCTTTGCAAGTGTCCCATAACATCTAGTACTTAACTGCCTTCCATTAATTATTTCTGCCACTCCCAATTGTGCGATACGTTCATATATAGCAACTTCAATAAATTCACCTAAGGAAAATTGGATTTGCGTGGTGGTATTTTTTGCCTAAATGCTCATGTGTATTTGTAAGGAAGAAAAAGACCGATTCCTTAGCATTCAATGATCTGTTTCCAGTAAATAGGTATTTTATGGGCTGCTTTTTTCATGaattttttaacaaaatgtTGGTGGGAAAGACCTTAAGTTGGAAACAAGCTTGTCATTCTTGGTACAATCGTGTATCATGGCGTGAAGATTCTTGAAAATTAAGGAAATGGTTCTTGGTAAAGTTCTAGTTCCGACAACAAATGCCATGTGTTTCTTTATTTGGCTAGTCATGAGAATTCGGTGTTACAACAAGATAATGTCCCCTGCCCGATAATAATTTGAATGCCTGTGTACCTGGCAATGTgtattgaaattgtgaggacaATTTATGGTCTGATCTCTCCTAGAAGTCAAAAAGCAACGACGACGACAGCGTCACACAACTGATCGGCCACTTATTGGTGAATAAAAATAAGCTTGCTGGACATGCGCCATGTGCAGCAAAGGGAGAGattcacgtctctgcgcatgggcaaactgtcacgtcagGCCATTTTAATTCCATGTtcttagagagatttagcattacGTTTGCGTGAAACGCGAACTGCGAAAGttaccacgtgaccatgattttcccgccattttcttcGTTTTCCGGCTGCCGCTTGACGTGTCTACGTGAAAGTAGGTATTTTCCCTTAAAGGgccttaatggggacgtgcgtcCAGcgagggtatgtttttcgggatttttgtcttgaacagggtatcgaatttatcatttttgtcttaatcagggtaacGATTTATCAATTTGTCTTAAACttggttaaatgtcttaaacagggtatcaaaaatcggaattctgtcttaaaatgggtaggaaaattagccatatttgtcttaaacagggtcagggtatgaggggccgcgccgtacctccccacccagggatatgtcgagtacccccccc
The genomic region above belongs to Montipora capricornis isolate CH-2021 chromosome 5, ASM3666992v2, whole genome shotgun sequence and contains:
- the LOC138049669 gene encoding CD63 antigen-like, giving the protein MASGGMVLVKYLLFFFNLLFWVSGIALIAVGVYVKGKFGDFLQFSDSEMTTGPVFLIVIGVVVTIVGFLGCCGAYKENYCMVTTFAVLLAIIFILEIAAGAYAYANRDKLKKVAEDALEESLHKFSEEKYRNIIEEVQKEFDCCGANGYKDYKTMNISGEIKFPPSCCKNATVCPSTFGQAKNMTDSDFVTKGCVDKFEKYLKDHIFIIGGVGVGVAFLQLIGILFACCLMRSIKKEYEVM